The sequence TCGTGTGCGGCATCGTTGAGATGGACGTCGTCGTGGGTACGGAACGCTTCGAGGGGCGTGCCGTCCGGTTTCGCGAGGCCTGTCCAGAAATCAATGACAGCATCGCCGAATTCGGCATGGGTGCGGTTCCGGATGGCGATCAATGTGGAGCGCTTCGCTGCGTCATAGCAGGTGGGCTGGCTGGTGGTGAGGAGAATGGGCACGCCATGTGCCGCAGCCTCGTCGAAGATGATGTGGTAGCTCCTGAACAGGTGATCGGGATGGAAACCCTCAATCCAAAGGTCGTTGCTGGGATTGTTCAAGATGACGAGGTCCGGCTCCAGGGAAAGCGCCTTGGTGATATTGCGTCCGCAGTCAACGCTTTGGCCCGGAGGCACAGGCGCATTGTCGGGCAAGT is a genomic window of Spartobacteria bacterium containing:
- a CDS encoding SGNH/GDSL hydrolase family protein is translated as MKAWAMINTNHTTYSPAYHIVVIGSSTAEGVGPQYGWVDRVRDQLQRLNPDHKVTNLGQGGYTSYRYLPDNAPVPPGQSVDCGRNITKALSLEPDLVILNNPSNDLWIEGFHPDHLFRSYHIIFDEAAAHGVPILLTTSQPTCYDAAKRSTLIAIRNRTHAEFGDAVIDFWTGLAKPDGTPLEAFRTHDDVHLNDAAHEIFCKRVMQKIHHFFDKNEQKAYFHPLNL